A region of Procambarus clarkii isolate CNS0578487 chromosome 48, FALCON_Pclarkii_2.0, whole genome shotgun sequence DNA encodes the following proteins:
- the LOC138350961 gene encoding uncharacterized protein: MIAVLDTMIVVYDTMMVVHDTMMVEYDKMMAVFDTMMVVYGTMIAVYDKMMVVYDTMMVVNGTMMVVYDTMMALHSTMTVVNDTMMVVYGTEMVVYDTMMAMHSTMMVLYDTMIAVYGTMMMVYVTMMVVYYTMMAVYDTMMMVYDTMMVVNDTNMALFDTMMVVYDTIMVVYDTMMVGYGTMMVMYFTMVIVYETMMAVNSTMMVVYDTMMVAYDKVIVVDVSLMVVYGTMMVVYDKMMVGMTQLWQYMTQ; this comes from the coding sequence atgattgcagtgcttgacacaatgatagtggtgtatgacacaatgatggtggtgcatgacacaatgatggtggagtATGACAAAATGATGgcagtgtttgacacaatgatggtggtgtatggcacaatgattgctgtgtatgacaaaatgatggttgtgtatgacacaatgatggtggtgaatggcacaatgatggtggtgtatgacacaatgatggcactgCATAGCACTATGACGGTGgtgaatgacacaatgatggtggtgtatggcacagagatggtggtgtatgacacaatgatggcaatgCATAGCACTATGATGGTGCTGTATGACACGATGATTgcagtgtatggcacaatgatgatggtgtatgtcacaatgatggtggtgtattacacaatgatggcagtgtatgacacaatgatgatggtgtatgacacaatgatggtggtgaatGACACAAATATGGCATtgtttgacacaatgatggtggtgtatgacacaataatggtggtgtatgacacaatgatggtggggtatggcacaatgatggtgatgtatttcACAATGGTTATCGTGTATGAAACAATGATGGCAGTGAatagcacaatgatggtggtgtatgacacaatgatggtggcgtATGACAAAGTGATTGTAGTGGATGTCTcattgatggtggtgtatggcacaatgatggtggtgtatgacaaaaTGATGGTGGGTATGACACAATTATGGCagtatatgacacaatga
- the LOC138350958 gene encoding alpha-(1,3)-fucosyltransferase FucT-like yields MAVYDTMMVVYGTMMVLCDTMMAVSDTTIVVYDTMMAVYDTTIVEYDTIMVVYDTMMVLCDTMMAVYDTTIVVYGTMMVVYDTMMVLCDTMKAVYDTTIVVYDTLIAVYDTTIVVYDTMVVGVTQLWQCMTQ; encoded by the coding sequence atggcagtgtatgacacaatgatggtggtgtatggcacaatgatggttttGTGTGATACAATGATGGCAGTTTCTGACACAACGatcgtggtgtatgacacaatgatggcagtttaTGACACAACGatcgtggagtatgacacaattatggtggtgtatgacacaatgatggtgttgtgtgatacaatgATGGCAGTTTATGACACAACGATCGTggtatatggcacaatgatggtggtgtatgacacaatgatggtgttgtgtgatacaatgAAGGCAGTTTATGACACAACGATCGTGGTGTATGACACATTGATAGCAGTTTATGACACAACGatcgtggtgtatgacacaatggttgtgggtgtgacacaattatggcagtgtatgacacaatga
- the LOC138350959 gene encoding uncharacterized protein, with amino-acid sequence MIAVFDTMIVVYDTMMVVHDTMMVEYDKMMAVFDTMMVVYGTMIVVYDKMTVVYDTMMVVNGTMMVVHDTMIAVFDTMMVVYGTKMVVYDTMMAVHSTMMVLYDTMIAVYGTMMVVYVTMMVAYYTMMAVYDTMMMVYDTMMVVNDTIMALFDTLIVVYDTIMVVYDTMMVGYDTMMVVYFTMIIVYETMMAVNGTMMVVYDTMMTVYDTIMMVVYGTMMMVCDTMRMEYDKIIVVYEKMIAVFDTMMMVYGTMIVVYDRMIVVSGTMMVVYDTMMVVYDKMMVVNGTMMVEYDTMMAVHSTMKVVNNSMMVVYGTKILMYDTMMVM; translated from the exons atgattgccgtgtttgacacaatgatagtggtgtatgacacaatgatggtggtgcatgacacaatgatggtggagtATGACAAAATGATGgcagtgtttgacacaatgatggtggtgtatggcacaatgattgtTGTGTATGACAAAATGacggttgtgtatgacacaatgatggtggtgaatggcacaatgatggtggtgcatgacacaatgattgcagtgtttgacacaatgatggtggtgtatggcacaaagatggtggtatatgacacaatgatggcagtgcataGCACTATGATGGTGTTGTATGACACGATGATTgcagtgtatggcacaatgatggtggtgtatgtcacAATGATGGTGGCGTattacacaatgatggcagtgtatgacacaatgatgatggtgtatgacacaatgatggtggtgaatGACACAATAATGGCATTGTTTGACACATtgattgtggtgtatgacacaattatggtggtgtatgacacaatgatggtggggtatgacacaatgatggtggtgtatttcACAATGATTATCGTGTATGAAacaatgatggcagtgaatggcacaatgatggtggtatatgacacaatgatgacagtgtatgacacaat aatgatggtggtgtacggcacaatgatgatggtgtgtgacacaatgaggaTGGAGTATGACAAAATCATAGTGGTGTATGAAAAAATGATTgcagtgtttgacacaatgatgatggtgtatggcacaatgatagtggtgtatgacagaatGATCGTGGTGTctggcacaatgatggttgtgtatgacacaatgatggtggtatatgacaaaatgatggtagtgaatggcacaatgatggtggagtatgacacaatgatggcagtgcataGCACTATGAAGGTGGTGAATAactcaatgatggtggtgtatggcacaaagattttgatgtatgacacaatgatggtgatgtaa
- the LOC138350962 gene encoding uncharacterized protein encodes MMAVYHIMMVYDTLIFMYGTMMTVYDTMIVVYDTMIVVYDTMMEVYDTMIAVYDTMMVYDTMMAMYDTMIVVYDTMMVVYDTMMVGYGTMMVVCSTMMAVYDTMMAVNGTIMAVYDTVMVGYGTIMAVYDTMMAVYDTMLVVYDTMMAVYDTMMEVYETMMAVYDTIIVVYDTTIVVYDTIMVVYDTILVVYDTMMVVYDIVIVVYVSMMVVYGTMIVEYDTMMVGMTLLWQCITQ; translated from the coding sequence atgatggcagtgtatcacATAATGATGGTGTATGATACACTGATATttatgtatggcacaatgatgacagtgtatgacacaatgatagtggtgtatgacacaatgatagttgtgtatgacacaatgatggaggtgtatgacacaatgatagcagtgtatgacacaatgatggtgtatgATACAATGATGGCAATGTATGAtacaatgattgtggtgtatgacacaatgatggtggtttatgacacaatgatggtgggctatggcacaatgatggtggtgtgtagcacaatgatggcagtgtatgacacaatgatggcagtgaatgGCACAATAATGGCGGTGTATGACACAGTGATGGTGGGGTATGGCACaataatggcagtgtatgacacaatgatggcagtgtatgacacaatgctggttgtgtatgacacaatgatggcagtgtatgacacaatgatggaagtGTATGAAACAATGATGGCAGTTTATGACACAataatagtggtgtatgacacaacgatagtggtgtatgacacaattatggtggtgtatgacacaatattagtggtgtatgacacaatgatggtggtgtatgacatagTAATAGTAGTGTATGtctcaatgatggtggtgtatggcacaatgattgtggagtatgacacaatgatggtgggtaTGACACTATTATGGcagtgtataacacaatga
- the LOC138350960 gene encoding uncharacterized protein → MTVVYDTMIVVYNTKFVVYDTMMVMYDTMIMVYGTMMVVYDTMTLVYDTMTVVYDTMMVVNDIMMVVHDTMMVVYDTMIAVYGTKIMVYDTMIAVYDTMILVYGTMMVM, encoded by the coding sequence atgacggtggtatatgacacaatgattgtagTGTATAACACAAagtttgtggtgtatgacacaatgatggtaatgtatgacacaatgataatggtgtatggcacaatgatggtggtgtatgacacaatgacgcttgtgtatgacacaatgacggtagtgtatgacacaatgatggtagtgaatgACATAAtgatggtggtccatgatacaatgatggtggtgtatgacacaatgatagcggTGTATGGCACAaagataatggtgtatgacacaatgatagcagtgtatgacacaatgattttggtgtatggcacaatgatggtgatgtaa